In Agromyces sp. G08B096, a genomic segment contains:
- a CDS encoding thymidine phosphorylase, with protein sequence MSAAVEAFDAVDLIRAKRDGRELTTAEIDWLVDAYTRGYVADEQMSAMTMAIFLNGMGRREIRDLTMAMIASGERMDFSGLGKPTADKHSTGGVGDKITLPLMPLVAAFGVAVPQLSGRGLGHTGGTLDKLESIPGWRAELTNEEMFRQLREQGGVICAAGAGLAPADKKLYALRDITGTVEAIPLIASSIMSKKIAEGTGALVLDVKFGSGAFLQDIERSRELARTMVELGEDAGVATSALLTNMNVPLGLTIGNANEVRESVEVLAGGGPADVRELTLALAREMLALAGQPDADVEAALDDGRAMDAWRATVRAQGGDPDAPLPVAREQHVVTADRDGVLVAQEALPFGIAAWRLGAGRARKEDPVHHAAGIDLHAKPGDAVRAGQPLFTLHADEPARFARALEAVDGAWRIGDPGDPVDDGGPLIAESIGR encoded by the coding sequence ATGAGCGCCGCGGTGGAGGCATTCGACGCCGTCGACCTGATCCGGGCCAAGCGCGACGGGCGCGAGCTCACGACCGCGGAGATCGACTGGCTCGTCGACGCGTACACGCGCGGGTATGTCGCCGACGAGCAGATGTCGGCGATGACCATGGCCATCTTCCTCAACGGCATGGGGCGCCGTGAGATCCGCGACCTGACGATGGCCATGATCGCCTCGGGCGAGCGCATGGACTTCTCGGGCCTCGGCAAGCCCACCGCGGACAAGCACTCGACAGGCGGCGTGGGCGACAAGATCACCCTGCCGCTCATGCCACTCGTCGCGGCGTTCGGCGTCGCGGTGCCCCAGCTCTCCGGGCGAGGGCTCGGTCACACGGGCGGCACGCTGGACAAGCTCGAGTCGATCCCGGGCTGGCGTGCCGAGCTCACGAACGAGGAGATGTTCCGGCAGCTCCGCGAGCAGGGCGGCGTGATCTGCGCCGCGGGCGCCGGGCTCGCTCCGGCCGACAAGAAGCTGTATGCGCTCCGCGACATCACCGGCACCGTCGAGGCGATCCCGCTCATCGCGTCGTCGATCATGTCGAAGAAGATCGCCGAGGGCACGGGGGCGCTGGTGCTCGACGTGAAGTTCGGCTCGGGCGCGTTCCTGCAAGACATCGAGCGTTCGCGCGAACTCGCGCGCACGATGGTCGAGCTCGGCGAGGACGCCGGCGTCGCCACGAGCGCCCTGCTGACGAACATGAACGTGCCGCTCGGGCTCACGATCGGCAACGCGAACGAGGTGCGGGAGTCGGTCGAGGTGCTCGCCGGCGGCGGCCCGGCCGACGTCCGCGAACTGACCCTCGCGCTCGCGCGGGAGATGCTCGCGCTCGCGGGGCAGCCCGATGCCGACGTGGAGGCGGCGCTCGACGACGGAAGGGCCATGGACGCCTGGCGGGCGACCGTGCGTGCGCAGGGCGGCGACCCGGATGCCCCGCTCCCGGTCGCCCGCGAGCAGCACGTCGTCACCGCTGACCGCGACGGCGTGCTGGTGGCGCAGGAGGCGCTGCCGTTCGGCATCGCCGCCTGGCGGCTCGGCGCCGGCCGGGCGCGCAAGGAGGACCCGGTCCACCACGCCGCCGGAATCGACCTCCATGCGAAGCCCGGCGACGCGGTGCGGGCCGGTCAGCCGCTGTTCACCCTGCACGCCGATGAGCCCGCGCGATTCGCCCGGGCGTTGGAGGCGGTCGACGGTGCGTGGCGCATCGGCGACCCCGGCGATCCGGTCGACGACGGCGGTCCGCTGATCGCGGAGAGCATCGGCCGCTGA
- a CDS encoding cytidine deaminase: MTESAAIDWDHLRGIAREAMAKAYVPYSQFPVGAAAIVDDGRVVSGCNVENASYGVTLCAECSLVSALIMSGGGKLVAFACVDGHGNTLMPCGRCRQLLFEHSAEGMVLDTVSGLKTIDEVLPDAFGPRTLAAYAGEQA, translated from the coding sequence ATGACCGAATCGGCAGCGATCGACTGGGACCACCTGCGCGGCATCGCGCGCGAGGCGATGGCCAAGGCGTACGTGCCCTACTCGCAGTTCCCGGTGGGGGCGGCGGCGATCGTCGACGACGGGCGTGTCGTCAGCGGCTGCAATGTGGAGAACGCCTCGTACGGCGTCACGCTGTGCGCCGAGTGCTCGCTCGTGTCGGCGCTCATCATGTCGGGTGGGGGCAAGCTCGTCGCGTTCGCGTGCGTCGACGGGCACGGCAACACGCTCATGCCCTGCGGACGGTGCCGCCAGCTGCTCTTCGAGCACTCGGCTGAGGGCATGGTGCTCGACACGGTGTCCGGGCTGAAGACGATCGACGAGGTGCTGCCCGACGCGTTCGGTCCGCGTACGCTCGCCGCCTACGCGGGGGAGCAGGCATGA
- a CDS encoding ABC transporter permease — translation MLESTVVVSWKAPIALGAVTVLSALLFLIAPHDAEAVFRVSSPRDVIQIPEIVLPGIATTWVCLVLLAALTVWSALLVRAKRRVPLWLVIVFAVVFMLGFLTWAAAGASTHVIPLAGLFAGALSLSVPLIFGALSGVISERVGVVNIAIEGQLLAGAFTSAMVSSAIGQAVLGQTVGMIAAAIAGVLVSFVLAAFAIKYFVDQVIVGVVLNVLVLGLTSFLFSQVLAPNASVLNSPPRLERIPIPLLSEIPLIGPTFFRQTIIVYLMYVAVVLVYIGLFHTKWGLRLRAVGEHPQAADTVGINVGRTRFWNVSLGGAIAGLGGSFFTLGSVGAFNKEMTAGLGFIALAAVIFGQWDPIKATLAALLFGFALNLQNTLGVIGSPVPSEFMLMLPYVVTIFAVAGLVGKVRGPAASGKPYIKS, via the coding sequence GTGCTCGAGTCCACCGTGGTCGTGAGCTGGAAGGCTCCGATCGCGCTGGGCGCCGTGACGGTCCTCTCGGCGCTGCTGTTCCTCATCGCCCCGCACGACGCGGAGGCCGTATTCCGGGTGTCGTCGCCGCGCGACGTCATCCAGATCCCCGAGATCGTGCTCCCGGGCATCGCCACGACGTGGGTGTGTCTCGTCCTCCTCGCGGCGCTCACCGTCTGGAGTGCCCTGCTCGTCCGCGCGAAGCGCCGGGTGCCGCTGTGGCTCGTGATCGTGTTCGCCGTGGTGTTCATGCTCGGCTTCCTGACCTGGGCCGCCGCGGGCGCCTCGACGCACGTCATCCCGCTCGCCGGGCTGTTCGCCGGAGCGCTGAGCCTCTCCGTGCCGCTCATCTTCGGTGCGCTGAGCGGCGTGATCTCCGAGCGGGTGGGCGTCGTCAACATCGCGATCGAGGGCCAGCTGCTGGCCGGCGCGTTCACGTCGGCGATGGTGTCGTCGGCGATCGGGCAGGCCGTGCTGGGGCAGACGGTCGGCATGATCGCCGCGGCGATCGCGGGCGTGCTCGTGTCGTTCGTGCTGGCGGCCTTCGCGATCAAGTACTTCGTCGACCAGGTGATCGTCGGTGTCGTGCTCAACGTCCTGGTGCTCGGCCTCACGAGCTTCCTGTTCTCGCAGGTGCTCGCCCCGAACGCCTCGGTGCTGAACTCACCGCCCCGCCTCGAGCGCATCCCGATCCCGTTGCTCAGCGAGATCCCGCTCATCGGGCCGACCTTCTTCCGGCAGACCATCATCGTCTACCTCATGTACGTCGCCGTCGTGCTGGTCTACATCGGGCTGTTCCACACGAAGTGGGGGCTGCGGCTCCGGGCGGTCGGCGAGCACCCGCAGGCCGCCGACACCGTCGGCATCAACGTCGGTCGCACGCGCTTCTGGAACGTCTCGCTCGGCGGTGCGATCGCGGGCCTCGGCGGGTCCTTCTTCACCCTCGGCTCGGTGGGCGCCTTCAACAAGGAGATGACGGCCGGGCTCGGCTTCATCGCCCTCGCCGCCGTGATCTTCGGTCAGTGGGACCCGATCAAGGCCACCCTCGCGGCCCTGCTGTTCGGCTTCGCGCTCAATCTGCAGAACACCCTCGGCGTCATCGGGTCGCCCGTGCCGAGCGAGTTCATGCTGATGCTGCCGTACGTCGTGACGATCTTCGCCGTGGCGGGGCTCGTGGGCAAGGTGAGAGGCCCCGCGGCATCCGGCAAACCGTACATCAAGTCCTGA